ACGGCCAGGCCAATGGCCTTCATAACCGTTTCCTGCATGGATGCAGAAAATCCTTTTATTTTGACTCCGAGCCAGGCCCCCATCACGATGGCCAGCCCGTTGACGATCGTACCGAATAACACCATATGCGTCCCCTATTCCAGCATGTGCTCCATTATTTCTTGCAGTGCTCTAATAAAGTCATCGATTTCTTCCATTGTATTATATAAACCAAAACTGACTCTCAGAAGACCGTGTTCTGATGTATTCAAATATTCATGCACGAGCGGTGAACAGTGCAAGCCAGCTCTTACAGCAATATTGTAATGGTCATCAAGAATCATGGCGAGTTCATGACTGTTTAACGGTGAAGTTTTGATCGATACAACGCCAAGTCGCTTATAGCCATTCAATGGTTCAACAGCTTCAAGACCCGGTACTTCTTTCAGTTCAGATACCAAATATTTCGCCAAACCTTCTTCATGACTCGAAATTCGTTCATAGCCCTGTTCATCCACGGCTTCAATCCCTTTTAACAGTCCGGCGATGCCCGGTGTATTCATCGTGCCACTCTCCATCGCATGTGGCCATTCTTCCGGTTGACTTTTCAGTTCCGATTCTGTTCCTGTGCCTCCCAGGATAAGAGGGGTCAGCTTCATACCATCCCCTGCAATCATCACGCCTGTTCCCTGAGGTCCCAAAAGTCCTTTATGCCCCGGGAATGCGAGGAAGTCAATATGATCCTCTTTCATGGAAATCGGAAGGATACCGGCTGTTTGAGACGCATCCACTGCAAACGCAGCGTCACTGTCCCTAAGTAATTCCCCAATTTCCCGGATCGGAAGAATTTCACCGGTTACATTCGATCCGTGGGTCACCATCACGAGTCTGGTCCTCTCATTCATTGCTTCTTCGATCAGGTCCCGCCAATTCTCGCCTTCTTTCGGTGCGATGACCGACACATCAACGCCCTTCTCTTTTTTCAGTTTCTCTACGGGTCTGCTGACGGAATTATGTTCAAACACCGTCATGATCAAATGATCCCCCTTTTCAAACAAGAACCCCTGAAGGATTTGATTTAATCCCTGTGTGGCATTCATGGAGAAAACGACCCGTTCTTTGGAAGGCGCATCAAACATATCCCGTAAAGCTGTTCGTGCCTGATCGATGACTTCACCCGCTTGTCTTGATAGCCCGTGGCCACCCCTTCCAGGATTCGCACCGTAGTCCGTAAGAGCTTTCGTTACCGCGGTGACGACGGATTCAGGTTTTGGAAAACTCGACGCTGCATGATCAAAATAGATCATGGTATACACCTGCCTGTCATTCAGATTCTGTATGTCCCTGAGATCATTGTCTCGAAGAAAAGAGCGGAGGAGTTTACCCTCTCGCCCTTAAATCTCCTCTTCTGCTTCTTCAGCAGACATCAGTCGAAGAATACGTTGTAAATCATCGTCGTCAAAAAAATCAATTTCAATTTTACTCTTTTTCTTTCCCGGTTTGATCGTCACGTTTGTACCGAAATACGATTTCAGGAATGCTTCCCGATCTTTAAGATACACATCCAGGGCGGGTTTCCCTTTGGATGTTTCA
This genomic window from [Bacillus] selenitireducens MLS10 contains:
- a CDS encoding aminotransferase class V-fold PLP-dependent enzyme; this translates as MIYFDHAASSFPKPESVVTAVTKALTDYGANPGRGGHGLSRQAGEVIDQARTALRDMFDAPSKERVVFSMNATQGLNQILQGFLFEKGDHLIMTVFEHNSVSRPVEKLKKEKGVDVSVIAPKEGENWRDLIEEAMNERTRLVMVTHGSNVTGEILPIREIGELLRDSDAAFAVDASQTAGILPISMKEDHIDFLAFPGHKGLLGPQGTGVMIAGDGMKLTPLILGGTGTESELKSQPEEWPHAMESGTMNTPGIAGLLKGIEAVDEQGYERISSHEEGLAKYLVSELKEVPGLEAVEPLNGYKRLGVVSIKTSPLNSHELAMILDDHYNIAVRAGLHCSPLVHEYLNTSEHGLLRVSFGLYNTMEEIDDFIRALQEIMEHMLE